Proteins encoded within one genomic window of Mycolicibacterium aubagnense:
- a CDS encoding ABC transporter ATP-binding protein, whose product MPGALNDNLVEPDAQPDPDLLIEFSGVTLRRGGATLVGPIDWSVELDERWVVLGPNGAGKTSLLRMAAAVEHPSSGTAFVLGERLGRTDMSELRSRIGLSSSALAQRIPDDEVVRDLVVSAGYAVLGRWREQYDDVDYNRALDTLESIGAEHLADRHYGTLSEGERKRVLIARSLMTDPELLLLDEPAAGLDLGGREELVARLADLAADADAPASVLVTHHVEEIPEGFTHCLLLSEGRAVAAGLLPDVLTSENLSQAFGQSIALEYIDGRYFARRTRSRAAHRRRL is encoded by the coding sequence GTGCCCGGCGCCCTCAACGACAACCTCGTAGAACCCGACGCCCAGCCCGATCCCGACCTGCTGATCGAATTCTCGGGAGTGACGCTCCGCCGCGGCGGAGCCACCCTGGTCGGTCCGATCGATTGGTCGGTGGAACTCGACGAACGCTGGGTCGTCCTCGGCCCCAACGGCGCGGGCAAGACGTCGCTGCTGCGCATGGCGGCGGCCGTCGAGCATCCGTCGTCGGGCACGGCGTTCGTCCTCGGCGAGCGGCTGGGCCGCACCGACATGTCCGAGCTGCGGTCGCGGATCGGGCTCAGCAGTTCGGCGCTGGCACAGCGGATACCCGACGACGAAGTGGTGCGCGACCTGGTGGTCTCGGCCGGTTACGCGGTGCTGGGCCGGTGGCGCGAACAGTACGACGACGTCGACTACAACCGCGCGCTGGACACCTTGGAGAGCATCGGCGCCGAACACCTCGCCGACCGCCACTACGGCACGTTGTCCGAGGGCGAGCGCAAACGGGTCCTGATCGCCCGGTCGCTCATGACCGATCCGGAGCTGCTGTTGCTCGACGAGCCGGCCGCCGGACTGGATCTCGGCGGGCGCGAAGAACTGGTGGCCCGGCTGGCCGATCTGGCTGCTGACGCGGACGCCCCGGCCTCGGTCCTGGTGACCCACCACGTCGAAGAGATCCCCGAGGGCTTCACGCACTGCCTGCTGCTCTCCGAAGGTCGGGCCGTCGCCGCCGGCCTGCTGCCCGACGTACTGACATCCGAGAATCTCTCCCAGGCCTTCGGCCAGTCGATCGCCCTGGAGTACATCGACGGGCGGTACTTCGCCCGTCGTACCCGCAGTCGCGCGGCGCACAGGAGGCGTTTATGA
- a CDS encoding enoyl-CoA hydratase — translation MRDFAAEFVDIHVSDGIGTLLLARPPRNALTRQMCREIAAAAAELGRRSDVNAVIVYGGHEVFCTGDDDHETGTLDAAEARVAGAVCRAAVDAVAAIPRPTVAAVTGYALGSGLTLALAADWRISGDNVKVGSTEILSGRAPAEGAAVRLAAAIGDSQAKDLVFSGRFAGAEEAVSLGLIDQLVPPDHVYDEAQKWARRFSGTSSEALATAKAAFGTR, via the coding sequence ATGCGAGATTTCGCCGCAGAATTCGTCGACATCCACGTCAGTGACGGCATCGGCACCCTGCTGCTGGCCAGGCCGCCGCGCAACGCGCTGACCCGCCAGATGTGCCGGGAGATCGCCGCGGCCGCCGCGGAGCTGGGCCGGCGGTCCGATGTCAACGCCGTCATCGTGTACGGCGGCCACGAGGTGTTCTGCACCGGCGACGACGACCACGAGACCGGCACCCTCGACGCCGCGGAAGCGCGCGTCGCGGGCGCGGTGTGCCGGGCCGCCGTCGACGCTGTCGCTGCCATCCCGCGGCCGACCGTCGCCGCGGTCACCGGCTACGCCCTGGGTAGCGGTCTGACGCTGGCACTGGCCGCGGACTGGCGGATCAGCGGTGACAACGTGAAGGTCGGATCGACGGAGATCCTGTCGGGCCGGGCCCCGGCCGAGGGCGCGGCCGTGCGCCTGGCTGCCGCCATCGGTGACAGCCAGGCCAAGGACCTGGTGTTCAGCGGCCGGTTCGCCGGCGCCGAGGAAGCGGTGTCCCTGGGTCTGATCGACCAATTGGTGCCGCCGGACCACGTGTACGACGAGGCGCAGAAGTGGGCGCGCAGGTTCTCCGGCACCTCGTCCGAGGCGCTGGCCACAGCGAAGGCAGCCTTCGGGACCCGTTGA
- the yczR gene encoding MocR-like transcription factor YczR, whose product MSIEMSARSLDEVLLARELGNWRTSSLSGPAYLGLADAIRLLIVDGRLPVGARYPSERALADALRVSRTTVTAAYAQLREDGYLNARRGARSTTALPHAATAGVPIPTARTGTLSLADAAPSAPAAATLEAFARAAQRLAPHLHDIGIELAGVAELRQAIAERYCARGLPTDPDEIMVTTGALHAINLVLATYARPGDRVLIEQPTYHGAISLIAASGARPVPVSMTDDGWELDAVQAAMRQLAPTLAYLIVDNHNPTGLSLPATGRERLARIIAETRTRTIIDETVCDIWLDEPLPPPLASYLESRRDLVITVGSMSKSFWGGLRVGWIRAERSTLAAIAAVRPSIDLGTAIFEQLASADLLRQAETVLPARRELLRARRELVSSLLQEQLPDWTASPCHGGMSMWMRLPAPMSSALSAAASRLGLVIPAGPRFGVDGTLERFIRVPYTQPEERLRESVAVLAQAWRNVTGAGAPDAHAVMV is encoded by the coding sequence ATGTCGATCGAGATGTCAGCCAGATCACTGGACGAAGTCCTGCTGGCACGAGAACTGGGCAACTGGCGCACCTCCAGCCTCAGCGGTCCCGCATATCTGGGCCTGGCCGACGCGATCCGCCTGCTCATCGTCGACGGCCGTCTTCCCGTCGGCGCCCGGTATCCCAGCGAACGCGCGCTGGCCGACGCCCTGCGCGTCTCCCGCACCACCGTGACCGCCGCCTACGCCCAGCTGCGCGAGGACGGCTACCTCAATGCCCGTCGCGGCGCCCGCAGCACCACGGCGCTGCCGCATGCGGCGACTGCGGGCGTGCCGATCCCCACCGCGCGGACCGGCACGCTGAGCCTGGCCGACGCCGCCCCTTCCGCACCGGCGGCGGCCACCCTCGAGGCCTTCGCCCGCGCGGCCCAGCGCCTGGCACCACATCTGCACGACATCGGCATCGAACTTGCCGGCGTCGCCGAGCTTCGCCAGGCCATCGCCGAAAGATATTGCGCCAGAGGCCTTCCCACCGATCCTGACGAGATCATGGTGACCACCGGAGCGCTGCACGCGATCAATCTGGTGCTGGCCACCTACGCCCGCCCGGGCGACCGGGTGCTGATCGAACAGCCGACGTACCACGGGGCCATCTCACTGATCGCCGCTTCGGGCGCCCGCCCGGTGCCGGTCAGCATGACCGACGACGGCTGGGAACTCGATGCCGTGCAGGCCGCCATGCGGCAACTGGCCCCCACTCTGGCCTATCTGATCGTCGACAACCACAACCCGACCGGGCTGAGCCTGCCGGCCACAGGTCGGGAACGCCTCGCGCGCATCATCGCCGAGACCCGCACCCGCACGATCATCGACGAAACCGTCTGCGACATCTGGCTGGACGAGCCGCTGCCGCCGCCGCTGGCCTCCTACCTGGAGAGTCGCCGCGACCTGGTGATCACCGTCGGCTCGATGTCGAAGTCCTTCTGGGGTGGCCTGCGGGTCGGCTGGATTCGTGCCGAACGATCCACCCTGGCCGCCATCGCGGCGGTCCGGCCGTCGATCGACCTGGGCACCGCCATTTTCGAGCAACTGGCGTCGGCCGACCTGCTCCGGCAGGCCGAGACCGTGTTGCCGGCTCGTCGCGAACTGTTGCGCGCCCGTCGAGAATTGGTGAGTTCGCTTCTGCAGGAACAGCTTCCGGACTGGACGGCCAGCCCATGCCACGGCGGCATGTCGATGTGGATGCGGCTGCCCGCGCCCATGAGCTCAGCGCTGTCCGCCGCGGCGTCACGACTGGGGCTCGTCATCCCGGCGGGTCCGCGCTTCGGAGTCGACGGCACCCTGGAACGCTTCATCCGGGTGCCCTACACCCAGCCTGAGGAGCGCCTGCGAGAATCGGTTGCGGTGTTGGCTCAGGCGTGGCGCAACGTCACCGGCGCCGGTGCGCCAGATGCGCACGCCGTCATGGTCTGA
- the yczE gene encoding membrane protein YczE, which translates to MALFVRAGLGLDPWDVFHQGLAKHTGLTIGGATALVGVVVLLGWIPLRTRPGIGTVANVIVISITVDAALAVLPQPATLPVRTVMMVGAVVLNALSTVMYIGAGMGPGPRDGLMTGLVARTGWSVRLVRTGIEVTVLATGWLLGGTVGIGTVVYALGIGPLVQLVLRCIPRRWLAASGWAHVVGDRAGRQEDEPAVTTMSECPAPSTTTS; encoded by the coding sequence ATGGCGCTGTTCGTGCGGGCCGGTCTGGGCCTGGACCCGTGGGACGTCTTTCATCAGGGCCTCGCCAAGCACACCGGGCTGACCATCGGCGGCGCCACGGCGCTCGTCGGCGTCGTGGTGCTGCTGGGCTGGATTCCGCTGCGCACCCGACCGGGTATCGGCACCGTCGCCAACGTCATCGTCATCTCCATCACCGTCGACGCCGCACTCGCGGTGCTGCCGCAACCGGCGACGCTGCCGGTGCGCACCGTGATGATGGTCGGCGCTGTCGTGCTCAACGCCCTGAGCACGGTGATGTACATCGGCGCCGGGATGGGGCCGGGTCCCCGCGACGGACTGATGACGGGGCTGGTGGCCCGGACCGGATGGTCGGTGCGCCTGGTCCGGACCGGCATCGAGGTCACCGTACTGGCCACCGGGTGGCTGTTGGGTGGCACCGTCGGCATCGGAACCGTGGTGTACGCCTTGGGGATTGGGCCGCTGGTGCAACTGGTGCTGCGGTGCATCCCGCGTCGCTGGCTCGCGGCCAGCGGATGGGCACACGTGGTGGGGGACCGGGCCGGCCGACAAGAGGATGAACCGGCCGTGACTACGATGAGCGAGTGCCCGGCGCCCTCAACGACAACCTCGTAG
- a CDS encoding NUDIX hydrolase has product MTEADPLHPKPAATVMLVRDGAPGIEVFLMRRTMSMAFAGGMTVFPGGGVDERDYDLFVASGDGDADIAWTGPDRTWWAEKFGVDPVLAGALVCAAARETFEESGVLFAGPAGDPDGIVSDATVYHESRAALESRELSFGEFLARENLVLRADLLWPWANWITPKEERTRRYDTFFFVGALPAGQRADGNNTESDHVAWRTPAAALTEFEQGHSFLLPPTWTQLSSLDGRTVGELLKDERTIVPIEPVLTMGEGTWDIEFFDAQRYKAARGGRAQ; this is encoded by the coding sequence ATGACCGAAGCTGATCCGCTGCACCCCAAGCCGGCCGCGACCGTGATGCTGGTGCGCGACGGGGCCCCGGGCATCGAGGTCTTCCTGATGCGCCGAACCATGTCCATGGCCTTCGCCGGTGGCATGACGGTGTTCCCCGGCGGCGGCGTCGACGAGCGGGACTATGACCTATTTGTCGCCTCCGGCGACGGCGACGCAGATATTGCCTGGACCGGACCCGACCGCACCTGGTGGGCCGAGAAGTTCGGGGTGGACCCGGTGCTGGCCGGTGCGCTGGTGTGTGCCGCCGCCCGCGAGACCTTCGAAGAGTCCGGGGTCCTGTTCGCGGGGCCGGCGGGCGATCCGGACGGGATCGTCTCCGACGCGACCGTCTACCACGAGTCCCGGGCTGCGCTGGAGAGTCGCGAACTGTCGTTCGGCGAGTTCCTGGCTCGTGAGAACCTGGTGCTGCGCGCTGACCTGCTGTGGCCGTGGGCCAACTGGATCACCCCCAAAGAGGAACGCACCCGCCGCTACGACACCTTCTTCTTCGTCGGGGCCCTGCCGGCCGGTCAGCGTGCCGATGGCAACAACACCGAGAGTGACCACGTTGCCTGGCGCACCCCGGCAGCGGCGCTCACCGAGTTCGAACAGGGCCATTCGTTCCTGTTGCCGCCCACGTGGACTCAACTGAGCTCGCTGGACGGCCGTACCGTCGGCGAACTGCTCAAGGACGAGCGAACGATCGTCCCGATCGAACCGGTGCTCACCATGGGCGAGGGCACCTGGGACATCGAGTTCTTCGACGCGCAGCGGTACAAGGCCGCACGCGGCGGGAGGGCCCAGTGA
- the serB gene encoding phosphoserine phosphatase SerB, with protein sequence MTQETMPNGSVLITVTGLDQPGVTSTLFGVLSRHNVELLNVEQVVIRGRLTLGVLVAVPADVAGDTLRADVQQAIGELGLDVAIDSSDDQPVLTEPSTHTIVVLGRPITAGAFAIVAREVAALGVNIDFIRGVSDYPVTGLELRVSVPPVGGTYAQLQAALARVAVDQGVDIALEDYSLARRAKRLIVFDVDSTLIQGEVIEMLAARAGAEAKVAAITEAAMRGELDFEESLRERVATLAGLPAEVVDEVADQIELTPGARTTLRTLRRLGYHCGVVSGGFRQVIEPLAEELMLDFVAANHLEIVDGKLTGRVTGPIVDRPGKAKALRDFANQAGVPMEQTVAVGDGANDIDMLSAAGLGVAFNAKPALREVADASLSHPYLDTVLFILGITRGEIEAADAVDGVVRRVDIP encoded by the coding sequence ATGACGCAGGAGACAATGCCAAACGGGTCGGTGCTGATCACCGTCACCGGACTCGACCAGCCGGGCGTCACGTCGACGCTGTTCGGCGTGCTGTCGCGGCACAACGTCGAATTGTTGAACGTCGAACAGGTGGTCATCCGTGGCCGCCTGACGCTCGGCGTGCTGGTGGCGGTGCCGGCCGACGTCGCCGGCGACACGTTGCGCGCCGACGTACAGCAGGCCATCGGAGAGCTGGGCCTGGATGTCGCGATCGACAGCAGTGACGATCAGCCCGTCCTGACCGAACCGTCGACCCACACCATCGTGGTGCTGGGCCGGCCCATCACCGCCGGCGCCTTCGCGATCGTCGCTCGCGAGGTAGCGGCGCTCGGGGTGAACATCGACTTCATCCGCGGAGTGTCCGACTACCCGGTGACGGGTCTGGAGCTGCGGGTGTCGGTGCCGCCGGTGGGCGGGACCTACGCCCAGTTGCAGGCCGCGCTGGCCCGCGTCGCGGTGGACCAGGGCGTCGACATCGCGCTCGAGGATTACAGCCTGGCCCGCCGGGCCAAGCGGCTCATCGTGTTCGACGTCGACTCGACGCTGATCCAGGGCGAGGTCATCGAGATGCTGGCCGCCCGCGCCGGCGCCGAGGCCAAGGTCGCCGCGATCACCGAGGCCGCCATGCGCGGCGAACTGGACTTCGAGGAGTCTCTGCGGGAACGGGTGGCGACGCTCGCCGGGCTGCCGGCCGAGGTGGTCGACGAGGTGGCCGACCAGATCGAGCTCACCCCCGGTGCGCGAACCACCCTGCGTACGCTGCGCCGGCTGGGCTACCACTGCGGTGTGGTGTCAGGCGGGTTCCGTCAGGTGATCGAGCCGCTGGCCGAGGAACTGATGCTCGACTTCGTGGCGGCCAACCACCTCGAGATCGTCGACGGCAAGCTGACCGGGCGGGTGACCGGCCCGATCGTCGACCGCCCCGGCAAGGCCAAGGCGCTGCGCGACTTCGCCAACCAGGCCGGTGTACCCATGGAGCAGACCGTCGCCGTGGGCGATGGCGCCAACGACATCGACATGCTGTCGGCCGCCGGGCTCGGGGTGGCGTTCAACGCCAAGCCGGCGCTGCGGGAGGTCGCCGACGCGTCGCTGAGCCACCCGTACCTGGACACCGTGTTGTTCATCCTGGGCATCACGCGTGGCGAGATCGAGGCCGCTGACGCCGTTGATGGTGTGGTGCGCAGGGTGGACATTCCTTAG